CGGACTGCGGGAATCTTGATCTCAAGCTCGGACAGAAGATTATTATTGAAACCGAGAACGGATACGAGGTTGGTACTGTGTGTGACCGTGAACGTATCGTTGAGAAAACCGATAAAAGTATTAGTAAAATATTGCGCCCGTTCGGGAAAGATGATTATGCCAGGTTAGCGGATAACGAAACGAAGGTGCAGGAAGCGATGAGTATCGTCGTGCGTAAAATTCAGGATTATGAACTTGCGATGAAGTTAACCTGCCTGGATTTTACGTTTGACCGTAAAAAGTTGTTTATATACTACACTGCAGATACCCGCGTGGATTTCCGTGAACTCATAAAAGATCTCGGGCATATACTTAAAACCAGGATACAGATGGTGCAGATCGGTGTTCGTGATGAAGCGCAAATACTTGGAGGGATCGGGCATTGCGGGCGTGTATTGTGCTGCTGCGAGTTTTTGAAGGAGTTCAAGCCGTGTACCATAGAAATGGCGAAGGAACAGGATATTCCCATCAATGTCGCTAAACTTTCCGGTGTGTGCGGACGGTTAATGTGCTGCTTGGGGTATGAGCATCAGATATATAAGGAGCTTAAGGAGAGTATGCCGAGGATTGGTGATACCGTAAGGACAAATGAAGGTAAAGGTAAAGTCGTTGCCGCAATTATTCTCACCGGTGAAGTTGTGGTGGAGTACGAGAATAATGAAAAGAAAAAAGTTAAGGTTCAGGATCTAAAAAAATAGATGAGTAAAACATTTTATATTACCACTCCGATTTATTATATCAACGCTGAACCGCATCTTGGGCATTCATACACAACTTTAGCTGCGGATATTATTGCGCGGTACCGCCGTCAACGCGGGGAGAAAGTGTATTTTTTAACCGGTACCGATGAGCATGGAGAGAAAGTTGCCAGTGTTGCGCTGGAAAATGGTGTTGAGCCTCAGGTATGGGCGGACCGTATCGTTGATAAGTATAAAGCGTTATGGAAATTATTGAATATTACAAATGACGGGTTTATACGTACTACTGATAAACAGCATGTTGAGGTTGTACAAAAGATATTTGCAAAGTTAAAACAGGAAAAGTGGGTGTATAAGAGCGAGTATACAGGAATGTACTGCGTTCCCTGTGAAACGTTCTGGACTGAGACAGAGTTAGGGGAAGTTGATACCAAAGGGAAACATGTGTGCCCTGACTGCGGGCGCGGGATTGAGAAGTTATCCGAAGAAAGTTATTTTTTTAAATTGTCCGCGTTTAAGGAACAGTTGTTGTCATATTATGCTGAGAATCCCGGGTTTCTCCAGCCGTCATACCGCGCGAGTGAGATAAAAAAT
This region of Elusimicrobiota bacterium genomic DNA includes:
- the ricT gene encoding regulatory iron-sulfur-containing complex subunit RicT; the encoded protein is MPVVVGIEVRKNKEKVLADCGNLDLKLGQKIIIETENGYEVGTVCDRERIVEKTDKSISKILRPFGKDDYARLADNETKVQEAMSIVVRKIQDYELAMKLTCLDFTFDRKKLFIYYTADTRVDFRELIKDLGHILKTRIQMVQIGVRDEAQILGGIGHCGRVLCCCEFLKEFKPCTIEMAKEQDIPINVAKLSGVCGRLMCCLGYEHQIYKELKESMPRIGDTVRTNEGKGKVVAAIILTGEVVVEYENNEKKKVKVQDLKK